TGGAGCGCCAGCCGTCGGTGACCAGTTCCCCCGCCAGCATCTCGTGCAGCAGCCGGGCGCGGCCCCGGGTGGAGTGCTCCTCCTCGCCGGTCGCGCGGAAGGACGGGCACATCACGGCGGGTCCCGCCGCCGTGGCCGTACGGCACTTGGCGACGCCGACGCAGCGGCGGACGGCCGCACGGAAGTCGCCGCCGTCGGCCGGGTAGCCGAAGGCCACCTCGACGGGTTCCCTCGGCAGCACCGAGAAGCGCAGGCCGGCGTCCAGCGGGGCGGGGCGGACCAGCATGCCGGGGTTGAGCAGGTCGTCGGGGTCCCAGACGGCCTTGGCGCGCTCGAAGAGCCGGACGGTCTCGGCGCCGTACATGCGCGGCAGCAGTTCGGCGCGGGCCTGGCCGTCGCCGTGCTCCCCGGACAGCGAACCGCCGTGGGCCACCACCAGGTCGGCCAGTTCCTCCGAGAAGCGCCGGAAGCGGCCGATGCCGGGGGCGGTGAGCAGGTCGAAGTCGATGCGGACGTGGATACAGCCGTCGCCGAAGTGGCCGTACGGGGTGCCGCGCAGGCCGTGGGACGTCAGCAGGGCGCGGAAGTCGCGCAGATAGGCGCCGAGCCGGGCGGGCGGCACCGCGCAGTCCTCCCAGCCGGGCCAGGCCTCGGAGCCGTCCGGCATCCGTGTCGCCGTGCCGCTCGCGTCCTCGCGGATGCGCCACAGGGTCCGCTGGGCGGCGGGGTCGGTCACCACGAGGGAGTCGACCACGTCGGCCGCGCGGACGATCGCCTCCGCGCGGGCCCGGGCCTCCGCCCGGGACGCGCCGCCCGTCTCAACGAAGAGCCAGGCGCCGCCCCGGGGCAGTCCCGCGCCCGACGGCACCAGGTCGGCGGCCATGCCCTCCACGGTGAGCGGGCCGTGGGGCAGCAGGCCGGCGGCGGCCTCGGCGGCGGCCCCCTCGTCGCCGTACCCCAGCACCGCCAGGGCGTGGGCGCGGGGTGCCTCGACCAGGCGGACGACCGCCTCGGTGAGGATGCCGAGGGTGCCCTCGGAACCGCAGAAGGAACGGGCCACGTCGGCGCCCTTCTCGGGGAGCAGCGCGTCCAGCGCGTACCCGGAGATGCGCCGGGGCAGGTCGGGGAAGCCGGTGCGCAGCCGGGCGAACTCGCCCCGCGCCAGCTCGCGCAGCCCCTCGGGGGCGCCCGCCCAGTCCCGGCCGAGCCGCAGCCGCCGGCCGCGCGCGGTGAGGACGGACAGCTCCCGCACGTTGTCCGCGGTGGTTCCCCAGGCGACCGAGTGGGAGCCGCAGGAGTTGTTGCCGATCATCCCGCCGAGGGTGCAGCGGCTGTGGGTGGAGGGGTCGGGACCGAAGCGCAGGCCGTGCGGGGCGGCGGCACGCTGGAGGCGGTCGAGGACGAGGCCGGGCTGCACGACGGCGGTGCGGGTGCCCGGGTCCAGCTCCAGCAGGCCGTTCATATGGCGGGTGAAATCCAGTACGACGCCTGTACCGGTCGCCTGACCGGCGATCGACGTACCTCCGCCGCGGGCCACCACCGGCACGCCGCGCGCCCGGCACACGCCGAGGACCGCCGCCACGTCGTCCGCGTCCCGGGGGGCCACCACTCCCGCCGGGACGCGCCGGTAGTTGGACGCGTCCATCGTCACGAGCGCCCGGGCGGTGGCGTCGAAGCCGACCTCGCCCCGGACGCACCCGCGCAGTTCCGCTTCGAGACCCGAGTGATCCGTCATGCGTCCAGGATGCATCCGATCACCGACCGTCACCGGAAGTTGTCCACAGGCTCGGCCTGATCGTCGTACGACCCGACAAGTCCGTGTCCTGGTGATCTCGTCTCATCCGACGGACACGGTTCCGTCCCGTTTCGCCCAGCCGATACCCTCCGAGACGTGGCCGACATCCAGATTCCCGCTGACATCAAGCCCGCCGACGGACGCTTCGGTGCGGGCCCCTCCAAGGTGCGGACCGAGGCGCTGGACGCCCTCGCCGCCACCGGAAGCTCCCTGCTCGGCACCTCCCACCGCCAGGCGCCCGTGAAGAACCTGGTGGGGAAGGTCCGCGAGGGGATCTCCGAGCTGTTCTCCCTGCCCGAGGGCTACGAGGTGATCCTCGGCAACGGCGGCTCCACCGCCTTCTGGGACATCGCCACCCACGGACTGATCGACAACAAGTCCCAGCACCTCAACTTCGGCGAGTTCTCCTCCAAGTTCGCCAAGGCGGCCAAGCTCGCGCCCTGGCTCGCCGAGCCGACCGTGATCGCCGCCGACCCCGGCACGCACCCGGAGCCCAGCGCCGAGGCGGGCGTCGACGTCTACGCCTTCACCCACAACGAGACCTCCACCGGTGTCGCCATGCCCATCCGCCGGGTGACCGGCGCCGACGAGGGCTCCCTCGTCCTGGTCGACGCCACCTCCGGCGCGGGCGGCCTGCCGGTGGACGTCACCGAGACCGACGTCTACTACTTCGCCCCGCAGAAGTCCTTCGCCTCCGACGGCGGCCTGTGGATCGGCGTCTTCTCCCCCGCCGCGATCGAGCGCGCCGAACGCGTCCACGCGTCCGGCCGGCACATCCCCGAGTTCTTCTCGCTGCCCACGGCGATCGACAACTCCCGCAAGAACCAGACGTACAACACCCCGGCCCTCGCCACGCTCTTCCTGCTGAACCAGCAGCTGGAATGGCTCAACGGCCAGGGCGGCCTGGACTGGGCGACGGCCCGTACGAAGGACTCCGCCACCCGCCTCTACAACTGGGCCGAGGAGTCGAAGTACGCGACCCCGTTCGTCACCGACCCGGCCAAGCGGTCCCAGGTCATCGGCACGATCGACTTCTCCGACGAGATCGACGCCGCCGCCGTGGCCAAGGTGCTGCGCGCGAACGGCATCGTGGACACCGAGCCCTACCGCAAGCTCGGCCGCAACCAGCTGCGCATCGCCATGTTCCCGGCGATCGACCCGGCGGACGTCGAGGCACTGACCAAGTGCGTCGACTACGTGATCGAGAAGCTCTGACCTCTCGGCACGCCGACGAAGGGCGCCCGCTACGGCTGGGCGCCCTTTGCCTTACGGGCCCCCGATTCCCCCGACCTCCCAGCACCTTTCCCTCACCTCCCGCGGCGCCGCCGCCTTCCCGCCGCGACCAGGGCCACCAGTACGACGGCGATCGCGGCCGCGCCGAGGGGGAGGCTCTTGTTTCCGGGGGTGTGGGTGCCGGACGAGCCGTTGCCCGTCGACGGGGAGCCGCCGCCGGGGCGGTCGGGGGCGTCCTTGGCGACCACCGCGCTGTCGGCGCCCTCGCTGCTGTACAGCAGCTTCGTGCCGTCGTCGGAGTAGGTGACGCCCTCGCCCTGGCCCTGGAGGGGGACGTCGAGGGTGCCGGCACGTTTGATGTGGCCGTCGTTCCAGGCGTAGTAGATGCCGCCGAGGTAGCCGCGCACGGCGAGCTGCCGGCCGTCGGGGGAGAACGCCGCGTCGGTGGCCCACAGGTCGATCGGGGCGATGGGCTTGAAGACGTTGCTGCCCGTGGTGGACAGGGTGGCCGGGCCCTCGTAGAGGTGGCCGCCGTTCTCCTTCTTGTCGATGATGTAGACGCGCCCGGTCTTCGGGTGCACGACCATCGACTCGGCGTTGCGCGGCCCGTCGGCGTACTTCACCACGTACTGCGTGGCCGTGATCGTCTGGTCCTCGAGCACCTTCGGCTCCGGCAGCCGGTAGATCCAGACATAGGGCCAGCGCCCGTCGAAGTTGTCGCCGATGTCCCCGACGTAGATCTCGTCGTGCGGCCCGATGGAGATCGCCTCGACGTCGCGCGGGGAGCCGACGCCCCGCAGTGTCACGCGGGCCACGGTCCGCCCGGTCCGGCTGTCGACGGCGTAGATGTACGGCCCGTCGCCGCTGTCGTTGTGCGTCCAGTAGATGCCGGGGTGCAGACGGGAGGCGGCGAGCCCGCTGGACTCGGCGATCCTCGGGTCCTTGAGGGTGAACCCCTGGTCGCCGGCCCCCTCGGCGGCGGAGGCGGGCAACGCGCAGGCGCCGGCCAGCAGGACGGCGGCGAGCAGGGCGAACGGTCGGCGCATGGGCCAAGACTGCCATTCCCGCCGGGCGTTCGGCCCTCCGCCCGGGCCGCCCGCGCCCGCACGTGGCGGGCCTCACACGGCCCCGCATCCCACCCCGCGGCCGTGATCGTCCATGATGAGCGGATGCTCAGGTTCATGCCCGTGGGCGACTCCATGACGATCGGGAGCGCGGGCGAACACACATGGCGTCACCGGCTGTGGCAGCTCCTTCGCCGTACGCACGACCCCGACGTCACGCTCGTCGGCCCGCGCGAGACGCTGTACGACAAGCAGTCCGGCGAGCCGACGTCCCTCGACTACGCCGACCCCGATTTCCCCCGCGCCCACCTCGCGGGCTGGGGCGAGGGCTGGCTGCACATGGCCCCGCTGATCGGCGGGGCGGTCCGGGAGTGCCGGCCGGACGTCCTGCTCGTCTCGCTCGGCCTGATAGACCTCGGCTTCTACACCAACGCCGAGCAGACCGCCGAGAACGTCCGGGCCTTCATCGCCGCCGCCCGGGACGCCGACCCGCGCGTCCGCATGGTGCTGTTGCCGGTGATCCCCAACGTCCGCGCCGAGACGGACGCCCCCTTCGCCGAGCAGGTGGACCTCTTCAACGTCCTCCTCGCCAAGGCGGCCGCCGACCTGGACGAGCCCCGGTCGCCGATCCTGCTGGCGTCCCGGCCCGCCGCGTACGACATCCACGTCGACACCTACGACGGCACCCACCCCAACGCCAGCGGCGAGCAGCGGATCGCGGAGGCGTTCGCCGGGGCGATGCGGGAGGCGTGGGGGATCGGGCAGACGTAGGACCGACGTCGACACGACCACCACCGCGCTCGGTCTCCTCGTCAAGACCACGCACTTCCCCCGCGAACAACCACCCGCCCTTGCCTGGAGCGCACTCCAAGCCGTTGGCTTGGTGACCATGAAGTACACGCAGCTTGGACGCACCGGACTCAAGGTCAGCCGACTGGTTCTCGGGACGATGAACTTCGGGCCGCAGACGGACGAAGCCGACAGCCACGCGATCATGGACGCGGCACTGGACGCGGGCATCAACTTCTTCGACACCGCCAACGTCTACGGCTGGGGCGAGAACAAGGGGCGCACCGAGACCATCATCGGCAACTGGTTCGCCAAGGGCGGCGACCGCCGCGACAAGGTCGTCCTCGCCACCAAGGTCTACGGCAACATGGCCGGCGACGGCGAGGCCTGGCCCAACCACGACAAGCTCTCCGCGCTGAACATCCGGCGCGCGGTGGACGCCAGCCTGAAGCGGTTGCAGACCGACCACATCGACCTCTACCAGTTCCACCACGTCGACCGGAACACCCCCTTCGACGAGATCTGGCAGGCGATCGACACCCTCGTCCAGCAGGGCAAGATCCTCTACGCCGGTTCCTCCAACTTCCCCGGCTACAAGATCGCCCAGGCCAACGAGACCGCCGCCCGCCGCGGCGGCACCATCGGCCTCGTCAGCGAGCAGTGCCTGTACAACCTCGCCGAGCGCCGCGCCGAGATGGAGGTCATCCCGGCCGCGCAGGAGTACGGCCTCGGGGTCATCCCCTGGTCCCCGTTGCACGGCGGAGTGCTCGGCGGTGTGATCAAGAAGGAGGTGCAGGGCGGGCGCCGCGCCTCCGGCCGCGCCGCCGACACCCTCGCCGACCCCGCGGCCCGCGCGCGGATCCAGTCCTACGAGGACCTGCTCGACAAGCACGGCGTGGAGCCCGGCGAGGCCGCGCTGGCCTGGCTGCTCACCCGTCCCGGGGTCACGGGCCCGATCGTCGGCCCGCGCACGGCCGAGCAGCTGGAGTCGGCGCTGCGCGCGGTGGAGCTGGAGCTGAGCGGAGAACTCCTCGCCGGCCTGGACGAGATCTTCCCGGGCCCGGGCCCGTCCCCGGAGGCCTTCGCCTGGTGACACCGGGCGGGCGGGCGAACGCCCGCGAGGGGCGGGGAACCGCGCGGTC
This Streptomyces misionensis DNA region includes the following protein-coding sequences:
- the serC gene encoding phosphoserine transaminase; translation: MADIQIPADIKPADGRFGAGPSKVRTEALDALAATGSSLLGTSHRQAPVKNLVGKVREGISELFSLPEGYEVILGNGGSTAFWDIATHGLIDNKSQHLNFGEFSSKFAKAAKLAPWLAEPTVIAADPGTHPEPSAEAGVDVYAFTHNETSTGVAMPIRRVTGADEGSLVLVDATSGAGGLPVDVTETDVYYFAPQKSFASDGGLWIGVFSPAAIERAERVHASGRHIPEFFSLPTAIDNSRKNQTYNTPALATLFLLNQQLEWLNGQGGLDWATARTKDSATRLYNWAEESKYATPFVTDPAKRSQVIGTIDFSDEIDAAAVAKVLRANGIVDTEPYRKLGRNQLRIAMFPAIDPADVEALTKCVDYVIEKL
- a CDS encoding SGNH/GDSL hydrolase family protein, which translates into the protein MLRFMPVGDSMTIGSAGEHTWRHRLWQLLRRTHDPDVTLVGPRETLYDKQSGEPTSLDYADPDFPRAHLAGWGEGWLHMAPLIGGAVRECRPDVLLVSLGLIDLGFYTNAEQTAENVRAFIAAARDADPRVRMVLLPVIPNVRAETDAPFAEQVDLFNVLLAKAAADLDEPRSPILLASRPAAYDIHVDTYDGTHPNASGEQRIAEAFAGAMREAWGIGQT
- a CDS encoding FAD-binding and (Fe-S)-binding domain-containing protein; amino-acid sequence: MTDHSGLEAELRGCVRGEVGFDATARALVTMDASNYRRVPAGVVAPRDADDVAAVLGVCRARGVPVVARGGGTSIAGQATGTGVVLDFTRHMNGLLELDPGTRTAVVQPGLVLDRLQRAAAPHGLRFGPDPSTHSRCTLGGMIGNNSCGSHSVAWGTTADNVRELSVLTARGRRLRLGRDWAGAPEGLRELARGEFARLRTGFPDLPRRISGYALDALLPEKGADVARSFCGSEGTLGILTEAVVRLVEAPRAHALAVLGYGDEGAAAEAAAGLLPHGPLTVEGMAADLVPSGAGLPRGGAWLFVETGGASRAEARARAEAIVRAADVVDSLVVTDPAAQRTLWRIREDASGTATRMPDGSEAWPGWEDCAVPPARLGAYLRDFRALLTSHGLRGTPYGHFGDGCIHVRIDFDLLTAPGIGRFRRFSEELADLVVAHGGSLSGEHGDGQARAELLPRMYGAETVRLFERAKAVWDPDDLLNPGMLVRPAPLDAGLRFSVLPREPVEVAFGYPADGGDFRAAVRRCVGVAKCRTATAAGPAVMCPSFRATGEEEHSTRGRARLLHEMLAGELVTDGWRSTEVRDALDLCLSCKGCRTDCPVGVDMATYKAEFLHHHYAGRRRPAAHHSMGRLPEWLRWVARTRTAPLLNALASVPPLAAAAKRLGGIAPERRLPRLASRTFTGWWRRRGPVSRSGDLVVLWPDTFTEHLSPSVGRAAVRVLEAAGLRVALPPTLLPGRGGIARGGRPVSAAALLTVRRARVCCGLTYLSTGQLDRARTVLRRTLDLMEPVLAAGVPVVVLEPSCAAALRTDLPELLHDDPRAPRLASAVRTFAEVLEQHAPHWTPPAVDRPVAGQTHCHQHAVLGDTPDRGLRAAAGLTGELSGGCCGLAGDFGFRKGHFEVSRACAEDQLLPSIREASEDTVILADGFSCRTQLEQLAGTRGRHLAEVLAEALDDDTRREGEGK
- a CDS encoding aldo/keto reductase, giving the protein MKYTQLGRTGLKVSRLVLGTMNFGPQTDEADSHAIMDAALDAGINFFDTANVYGWGENKGRTETIIGNWFAKGGDRRDKVVLATKVYGNMAGDGEAWPNHDKLSALNIRRAVDASLKRLQTDHIDLYQFHHVDRNTPFDEIWQAIDTLVQQGKILYAGSSNFPGYKIAQANETAARRGGTIGLVSEQCLYNLAERRAEMEVIPAAQEYGLGVIPWSPLHGGVLGGVIKKEVQGGRRASGRAADTLADPAARARIQSYEDLLDKHGVEPGEAALAWLLTRPGVTGPIVGPRTAEQLESALRAVELELSGELLAGLDEIFPGPGPSPEAFAW